One genomic region from Thalassotalea sp. PS06 encodes:
- a CDS encoding sigma-54 interaction domain-containing protein, which translates to MKTLFTWFGQADVDGMNQDTDSPISNIALKHPEPFDQIVIISNKWEEERRNYVPWLEKKLAIAQRPFQVVQGHTVSITSPIDYVSISKQSQKWINKLSSESDELYINLTSGSPAMSAVSIILGKGKTNTYFYQSNRQREIFLDDIPFDFVAEHDASVARAISSKATKLPTNNKAFEDIIAVSPPMLEVVNKASKLAPLDLPVLVLGETGTGKEVISNAIHKASSRASQPMKTVNCGALPQNLVDSILFGHVKGAFTGAVKEHKGVFEQADGGTLFLDEVGELSLDVQVKLLRALQQGEITRVGDDKTITVDVRVIAATHRNLVGMVECGEFREDLFYRLALGVIEIPPLRNRVEDIEPLVNALAKEINDNAQKHQNYKSKIISNKGMKFTLSQPWRGNIRELWSTLNRALLLSDNDEIFDLDIQNALINRENKQQDHDIHLAYGDVVNLKQIIENIEKKYVEAALKATGNGRVKSAEMLSLGNHQNLRNMMKRLKMISENEPEK; encoded by the coding sequence GTGAAAACTCTTTTTACGTGGTTTGGTCAAGCTGATGTTGACGGTATGAATCAGGATACTGACTCTCCGATTTCCAATATCGCGTTGAAGCATCCTGAACCGTTTGATCAAATCGTAATCATCTCGAATAAATGGGAAGAGGAAAGGCGTAACTATGTTCCCTGGTTGGAAAAAAAACTCGCAATAGCCCAGCGACCTTTTCAAGTGGTTCAAGGTCACACGGTTAGTATTACCAGTCCAATCGATTACGTCTCCATATCCAAACAATCACAAAAGTGGATCAACAAACTTTCAAGTGAGAGCGATGAGCTCTATATAAACCTTACTTCTGGCTCGCCCGCTATGTCTGCCGTAAGCATTATATTGGGTAAAGGTAAAACCAATACATATTTTTACCAATCAAATCGCCAAAGAGAAATATTTTTAGATGACATTCCTTTTGACTTTGTAGCAGAACATGATGCATCAGTTGCGAGGGCGATCTCTTCTAAAGCGACTAAATTACCGACCAATAACAAAGCGTTTGAAGACATCATTGCTGTCTCTCCTCCAATGCTTGAGGTTGTAAATAAAGCATCGAAATTAGCCCCTCTTGATTTACCTGTATTGGTATTAGGCGAAACCGGCACCGGTAAAGAAGTGATATCCAATGCAATTCATAAAGCGAGCAGTCGTGCTTCACAACCGATGAAAACGGTCAACTGCGGCGCTTTGCCCCAAAACCTCGTTGATTCCATCCTGTTTGGGCATGTAAAAGGGGCTTTCACCGGTGCTGTAAAAGAACATAAAGGTGTATTCGAGCAAGCAGACGGTGGAACATTATTTCTAGATGAAGTAGGTGAATTGTCATTAGATGTCCAAGTGAAGCTATTAAGGGCATTACAACAAGGTGAGATCACTCGTGTTGGCGATGACAAAACGATAACCGTTGATGTCAGAGTTATTGCCGCTACGCATCGCAACTTGGTTGGCATGGTGGAGTGCGGAGAGTTCCGGGAAGATTTATTTTATCGATTGGCACTTGGTGTTATTGAAATCCCACCTTTAAGAAATCGAGTTGAAGATATCGAGCCCTTGGTAAACGCCTTAGCAAAAGAAATTAATGATAACGCACAAAAGCATCAAAATTATAAAAGTAAAATAATTTCCAATAAGGGAATGAAGTTTACATTGTCCCAACCTTGGCGAGGAAATATCCGCGAACTGTGGAGTACCTTGAATCGAGCTTTACTACTTTCGGATAACGATGAGATATTTGATTTAGATATTCAAAATGCGCTTATAAACCGAGAAAATAAGCAACAAGACCATGACATACACTTAGCCTACGGTGATGTGGTGAACTTGAAGCAAATCATTGAAAATATAGAAAAAAAATACGTAGAGGCGGCGTTAAAAGCGACGGGGAATGGCCGCGTTAAAAGTGCGGAAATGTTAAGTTTGGGTAATCATCAAAATCTAAGAAATATGATGAAGCGGTTGAAGATGATCTCTGAAAATGAACCTGAAAAATAG
- a CDS encoding tyrosine-type recombinase/integrase — protein sequence MLYPLLPTEESPVSSQYNPDGFSMARKRADPADAWMPPRVYRGRSAFEFRARNGKTIRLCGLDSPKSQVWKNYEELDKRNLKFKDTFEKLLIDYYESPQHAQKKPATKQSYEDYKKDLLKHFGSMKARTIGPRHVRKFLDEKYERSGATQANRHKSALSVIFSWGFERERVERNPCVGIKKFKETPREVYIEDDDYKLMLKHADPPLEAAMEIAYLCMARNMDVRNLKKADCLQEGVYICQSKTNKKQIKRWGKRLRAAVKLCDQHFKSNNSLFVVHQEDGSKYSHSGLNNLWRKAKKKAEKELGRTINFTFHDIKAKGISDFEGSEEQKREAAGHTNVAQTRDYNRKTMVVDTVETASQEPKKKTKKP from the coding sequence TTGTTATACCCCCTCTTACCTACCGAAGAATCACCAGTAAGTTCGCAATACAATCCAGACGGTTTCTCAATGGCCAGAAAGCGCGCTGATCCCGCCGACGCTTGGATGCCACCACGCGTATATCGTGGGCGTTCCGCTTTTGAGTTCCGGGCAAGAAACGGTAAAACCATTCGTTTATGCGGTTTAGATTCGCCAAAATCTCAAGTTTGGAAAAATTATGAAGAGCTTGATAAACGAAATCTCAAGTTCAAAGACACATTCGAAAAATTGTTAATCGACTATTACGAAAGTCCGCAACATGCGCAAAAAAAGCCAGCGACAAAGCAAAGCTACGAAGACTACAAAAAAGATCTGCTGAAGCACTTTGGTTCGATGAAAGCCAGGACCATTGGCCCTCGACACGTTAGAAAATTTCTCGACGAAAAATATGAACGCTCCGGCGCAACACAGGCCAATCGTCATAAATCAGCGCTGAGCGTAATTTTCAGTTGGGGGTTTGAGCGAGAGAGAGTCGAGCGAAATCCATGTGTGGGGATCAAAAAATTCAAAGAAACGCCACGAGAAGTTTATATCGAAGATGATGACTACAAATTGATGTTAAAGCATGCCGATCCACCACTTGAGGCTGCAATGGAAATCGCTTATTTGTGTATGGCGAGAAATATGGATGTACGTAACCTTAAAAAAGCCGATTGTTTGCAAGAAGGTGTGTATATTTGCCAATCAAAAACCAACAAGAAGCAAATAAAACGCTGGGGGAAGCGACTGAGAGCTGCCGTGAAACTGTGTGATCAGCATTTTAAAAGTAATAACTCGCTGTTTGTCGTGCATCAAGAAGATGGCAGCAAATATTCTCACAGCGGTTTAAACAACCTTTGGCGTAAAGCGAAGAAAAAAGCCGAGAAAGAGCTTGGACGCACGATAAATTTTACGTTTCATGATATCAAAGCCAAAGGCATTAGCGATTTTGAAGGTTCGGAAGAACAAAAACGTGAAGCTGCGGGTCACACCAACGTAGCACAAACCCGAGATTACAACCGAAAAACGATGGTCGTGGACACCGTAGAAACCGCTAGCCAAGAACCAAAGAAAAAAACCAAAAAACCTTAA
- a CDS encoding DNA-3-methyladenine glycosylase I, translated as MTGNIKIRCPWLDLAKPDYVEYHDKEWGVPVYDDRKMFEYLTLESAQAGLSWYTVMKKRENYRKLFDDFDFNKVALYDESKIQELLKDPGIIRNQLKIRATVNNAQRFIEVRQEFKSFCDYLWGFVDHKPIVNVIERLEDYPAKTELSDKISKDLKKRGFKFVGSTIVYAHMQACGMVNDHSSDCFRRIEILDSSCKNNG; from the coding sequence ATGACCGGAAATATTAAAATTCGATGCCCCTGGCTGGATTTAGCGAAACCAGATTATGTTGAATATCATGACAAGGAATGGGGTGTCCCAGTTTATGATGATCGCAAGATGTTCGAATACCTGACATTAGAATCCGCTCAAGCCGGTCTTAGTTGGTATACGGTTATGAAGAAACGTGAAAATTATCGAAAGCTTTTTGATGACTTTGATTTTAACAAGGTCGCTCTTTACGATGAATCAAAAATTCAGGAACTACTAAAAGACCCGGGCATTATACGTAACCAGCTAAAAATTCGAGCGACGGTTAACAACGCCCAGCGGTTTATTGAAGTCAGACAAGAATTCAAAAGCTTTTGCGACTATTTATGGGGATTTGTTGATCACAAACCTATCGTCAACGTAATTGAACGATTAGAAGACTACCCTGCGAAAACCGAACTTTCGGACAAAATCAGTAAAGATTTAAAGAAACGCGGGTTTAAATTTGTCGGTTCGACAATCGTCTATGCGCATATGCAGGCGTGTGGCATGGTTAATGATCATAGTAGCGATTGCTTTCGTAGAATTGAAATATTAGATTCCAGTTGTAAAAACAATGGTTAA
- a CDS encoding Bax inhibitor-1/YccA family protein → MQSPVGFNTASQLSTVEINKVLRNTYTLLAMTLIFSAIVATATIALNIPSPGLIVTLIGVYGLMFLVYKTANSAMGLVSVFAFTGFLGYTIAPLVGYALGAGAADLVVLSLGGTGLIFFGLSAYALTTKKDMSFLNGMLVAGFWVLIIAMIGNLFLQIPALSLAISALFILFSSAIILKQTSDIVHGGETNYIVATVTLFVSLYNIFSSLLHLLMAFAGGDD, encoded by the coding sequence ATGCAATCACCTGTAGGTTTTAATACCGCTTCACAATTATCAACTGTTGAAATTAACAAGGTTTTACGTAATACCTACACCTTGTTAGCGATGACTTTAATCTTTAGTGCAATCGTTGCAACAGCAACAATCGCATTAAATATACCTTCACCAGGTCTAATCGTAACCCTTATAGGTGTTTACGGTTTAATGTTTCTGGTTTATAAAACTGCAAATTCAGCGATGGGTCTGGTCTCAGTATTCGCTTTTACCGGCTTTCTCGGCTATACCATTGCTCCACTCGTTGGTTATGCTTTGGGTGCTGGCGCAGCTGACTTAGTTGTTCTGTCCCTAGGCGGCACTGGCCTGATTTTCTTCGGTCTTTCAGCCTATGCACTGACCACTAAGAAAGATATGTCATTCCTTAACGGTATGCTTGTCGCTGGTTTCTGGGTGTTGATTATCGCTATGATCGGTAACTTATTCCTGCAAATTCCTGCATTGTCGCTAGCGATTAGCGCTTTGTTTATTTTGTTCTCATCAGCGATTATCCTGAAACAAACCAGTGACATCGTTCACGGCGGCGAGACAAACTATATTGTTGCAACCGTTACCTTGTTTGTATCTCTATACAACATCTTCTCTAGCTTGCTACATCTTTTGATGGCGTTTGCTGGTGGTGACGATTAA
- the tusD gene encoding sulfurtransferase complex subunit TusD, with amino-acid sequence MTTFAIVVSTAPTDNRTLTALKFAQSLIAQGHIIDGVFFYQHGVINANVYLQTPSDEINHLTAWDKFHADTQTPMHLCITAAERRGLTDSNAPGFSHNIARHFTISGLGELVVLTNKADKVIQL; translated from the coding sequence GTGACCACTTTTGCCATAGTTGTTAGCACCGCGCCAACGGATAACAGAACCCTCACTGCATTAAAATTTGCACAATCTTTGATTGCTCAAGGGCACATCATTGATGGCGTTTTCTTCTATCAACATGGCGTGATTAACGCCAATGTATACCTACAGACGCCCTCTGACGAGATTAATCACTTAACGGCCTGGGACAAGTTCCATGCTGATACTCAAACGCCAATGCATTTGTGTATCACTGCTGCAGAACGACGAGGTCTTACCGACTCGAATGCGCCCGGCTTCTCCCATAATATTGCCAGGCATTTTACCATTTCCGGCTTAGGTGAATTAGTTGTTCTCACCAACAAGGCCGATAAGGTAATTCAATTATGA
- the tusC gene encoding sulfurtransferase complex subunit TusC: MINNNRIAIVNTATTFDDFKAKEALDLALIFASYEMPVALFFMADGVFQTTANQNPELIGNKDFIATFKALGFYDIDDIFICQQDMQQRQISGDLAVNDPQILPRNDFNRALNEYDLILTF, from the coding sequence ATGATAAACAACAATCGAATTGCTATCGTCAACACGGCAACCACATTTGATGATTTTAAGGCCAAAGAGGCGCTGGATTTAGCATTGATTTTTGCAAGTTACGAGATGCCAGTGGCACTTTTTTTCATGGCCGACGGTGTGTTTCAGACAACGGCCAACCAAAACCCTGAGCTGATTGGCAACAAAGATTTCATTGCTACCTTTAAAGCATTGGGTTTTTATGACATCGACGACATTTTTATTTGCCAGCAAGATATGCAACAAAGGCAAATAAGTGGCGATCTGGCTGTTAACGATCCGCAAATATTACCGCGTAATGATTTTAATCGCGCTCTTAACGAATACGACCTGATTTTGACATTTTAA
- the tusB gene encoding sulfurtransferase complex subunit TusB, translating into MANLHIIRSSGFTHGKLQQCLATVIDDDAILLIDDGVYNLNHPELLKVIGSRPLFALEEHVIARGLTPSRSEVKYCDYNKFVALTLDADKVITWQ; encoded by the coding sequence ATGGCAAATTTACACATTATAAGAAGCTCTGGGTTTACCCATGGAAAACTGCAACAGTGCCTGGCAACGGTTATCGACGATGATGCGATCCTATTAATAGACGATGGCGTTTATAACCTAAACCATCCTGAACTTTTAAAAGTTATTGGTTCCCGTCCATTATTTGCGCTTGAAGAACATGTAATCGCTCGTGGTTTAACCCCGTCTCGTTCAGAAGTTAAATATTGTGATTACAATAAATTCGTTGCTTTAACATTAGATGCAGACAAGGTAATAACATGGCAATAG
- a CDS encoding TusE/DsrC/DsvC family sulfur relay protein — translation MAIEFNGKELKTDKEGYLLNVDDWQPELASIIAAQENITLSDDHWEVVNFVRNFYLQYKTSPAIRALIKALKTEFPEEKANSRYLYRLFPKGPAKQATKIAGLPKPARCI, via the coding sequence ATGGCAATAGAGTTTAATGGCAAAGAGTTAAAAACGGATAAAGAAGGTTATTTGTTGAATGTTGATGACTGGCAGCCTGAATTAGCATCAATAATAGCAGCACAGGAAAATATAACCCTTAGCGATGATCATTGGGAAGTCGTTAACTTTGTTCGCAATTTTTATCTGCAATATAAAACATCTCCGGCGATTCGGGCCTTAATAAAAGCCTTGAAAACAGAATTCCCCGAAGAAAAAGCGAATAGTCGTTACCTTTACCGGCTATTCCCAAAAGGTCCGGCTAAACAAGCAACAAAAATTGCCGGCTTGCCAAAACCTGCCCGCTGTATTTAA
- a CDS encoding (2Fe-2S)-binding protein, giving the protein MNKSITINGKSVEIDVDENMPLLWFLRDRLEYTGTKFGCGSGMCGACTVHLNGQAIRSCVTPVGSLANQEITTIEGLSEDGDHPLQKAWLDNRVPQCGYCQAGQIMNAAGLLNSNQSPSDQEIENAMQGNICRCGTYQRIKQAIRDAADELAKEV; this is encoded by the coding sequence ATGAATAAATCCATAACGATAAACGGTAAATCGGTAGAAATCGATGTCGATGAGAATATGCCATTACTGTGGTTTTTACGGGATCGCCTTGAATATACCGGAACAAAATTTGGATGCGGAAGCGGAATGTGCGGCGCTTGTACCGTTCACTTAAATGGCCAGGCGATTCGCTCTTGCGTAACTCCGGTTGGATCCTTAGCCAATCAGGAAATCACTACCATCGAAGGTTTGTCAGAAGATGGCGATCATCCTTTACAAAAAGCCTGGCTGGATAACCGCGTACCACAATGTGGATACTGTCAGGCCGGACAAATTATGAACGCAGCGGGTCTTTTAAATTCAAATCAGTCACCTAGCGATCAAGAGATTGAAAACGCCATGCAAGGCAATATCTGTCGCTGCGGAACCTACCAACGTATCAAACAAGCCATTCGTGATGCCGCGGATGAGTTAGCTAAGGAGGTATAA
- a CDS encoding xanthine dehydrogenase family protein molybdopterin-binding subunit has translation MTNISRRNFLKSAGVGTSGLMLGVSIPATALASEKPFKQDTFNPNAFIHLTEDGKTTIYCGRCEMGQGISTALPAAVADEMEADWGQVTVLQAEGNEDKYGPQATGGSASIRVMYIPMREAGAKAKFMLEAAAAKTWDTDIKNCYAKKHYVYLKNSDKKLSFGELASLAATMPAPEKPKLKEKSEYAYIGKDLKRHDQADVVVGQRTYGVDTKFPGLKYAAIVHCPVLDGKLKSVDKSAALAIKGVTDVVEIERLDIPYGSLGGVAVVADNSWTAQQGVRALKVEWEAGKNGIYDTKTYKKQLVANVEKPAQVNDARGDVAAALKAAKNTHSATYTGGHLSHSPMEPNASVVWVQDDSCEVWASTQSPADIQKVLAQFLKREPKDIKVNVMMAGGAFGRKFKCDYVHEAAAISQQVKAPVQLIWSREEDMRTGYYHSTSAQHIQASFDDEGNVDAWLQRVAFPSINSLFDKSVERAPKGATKDVFNHPFGIKNMQVESGEAPAHTRIGWYRAVYAIFYGFAFASFADELAHKAGMDPFEFLNKLYDSNTNPKQAEQIERSKGVLALAAEKSGYHQRDKLPEGQGIGLAVHYSFNSYVAMAVHVEVDGDNIKVLNVDCAVDCGQILNTDGATAQMEGAVVMGMSLSMYTEIVFKDGQVVNSNFHNYPVLRINEMPNVRVHLVDSDKDPTGLGEPGVSPFPPALTNAIFAASGKRYRDLPIKPMSI, from the coding sequence ATGACTAATATCTCTCGTCGCAACTTTCTAAAATCTGCTGGTGTTGGTACGTCTGGTTTAATGCTTGGGGTTAGCATTCCAGCTACCGCCCTTGCAAGTGAAAAACCATTCAAACAAGACACCTTCAATCCGAATGCTTTTATCCACCTTACCGAAGATGGCAAAACCACCATTTATTGTGGCCGTTGTGAAATGGGACAAGGTATCAGTACCGCCCTACCCGCAGCCGTTGCTGATGAAATGGAAGCCGACTGGGGTCAGGTTACGGTACTGCAGGCTGAAGGTAATGAAGATAAATATGGTCCTCAGGCTACCGGTGGCTCAGCGAGTATCCGGGTGATGTATATCCCGATGCGTGAAGCCGGCGCGAAAGCCAAGTTTATGCTGGAAGCGGCGGCTGCTAAAACCTGGGATACCGATATCAAAAACTGTTATGCAAAAAAACACTACGTTTATTTGAAAAACAGTGACAAAAAATTGAGCTTTGGAGAACTGGCCTCTTTAGCTGCCACTATGCCAGCACCGGAAAAACCTAAGCTAAAAGAAAAATCCGAGTATGCCTATATTGGTAAAGACCTGAAACGTCACGATCAAGCTGACGTTGTTGTTGGACAACGTACTTACGGTGTCGATACTAAATTTCCGGGGCTAAAATATGCGGCCATCGTCCACTGCCCGGTGCTTGATGGCAAATTAAAATCTGTAGACAAGTCTGCAGCTTTGGCGATCAAAGGCGTCACGGATGTTGTCGAAATTGAACGTCTCGATATTCCTTACGGATCACTAGGTGGTGTTGCCGTTGTCGCGGACAACAGCTGGACCGCTCAGCAAGGCGTTAGAGCCCTAAAAGTTGAATGGGAAGCCGGCAAGAATGGCATCTATGACACGAAAACCTATAAGAAACAGTTAGTTGCGAATGTTGAAAAACCCGCGCAAGTCAATGATGCGCGCGGCGATGTAGCAGCAGCCTTGAAAGCAGCAAAGAACACCCATAGCGCAACCTATACCGGTGGTCATTTAAGCCACTCTCCTATGGAACCTAACGCCAGTGTGGTTTGGGTACAGGATGATAGCTGTGAAGTGTGGGCATCAACCCAGAGTCCTGCCGATATTCAAAAGGTGTTGGCACAATTTCTTAAGCGTGAACCAAAGGACATCAAAGTTAATGTAATGATGGCAGGTGGCGCGTTTGGCCGTAAGTTTAAATGTGACTACGTCCACGAAGCTGCAGCAATTTCACAACAAGTGAAAGCACCGGTGCAGCTAATCTGGTCGCGTGAAGAAGATATGAGAACCGGTTATTACCACTCTACCAGTGCCCAGCATATTCAAGCCAGTTTTGATGATGAAGGTAATGTGGATGCCTGGCTACAACGGGTAGCTTTCCCATCAATTAATTCGTTATTTGATAAGTCAGTTGAACGTGCTCCGAAAGGCGCTACCAAAGATGTATTCAATCATCCGTTTGGTATTAAAAACATGCAGGTTGAAAGTGGTGAAGCCCCAGCGCATACCCGGATCGGTTGGTATCGTGCCGTATATGCAATCTTCTATGGATTCGCGTTCGCAAGTTTTGCTGATGAGTTAGCCCATAAAGCCGGTATGGATCCGTTTGAGTTTTTAAATAAACTCTATGACAGCAATACCAATCCGAAACAAGCGGAACAAATTGAGCGTTCTAAAGGCGTGTTAGCGTTAGCCGCTGAAAAAAGTGGTTACCACCAGCGCGATAAGTTGCCGGAGGGACAAGGTATTGGTCTGGCAGTGCACTACAGCTTTAATAGCTATGTAGCAATGGCCGTTCATGTAGAAGTTGATGGCGATAACATCAAAGTCCTAAACGTAGACTGTGCCGTGGACTGTGGCCAGATATTAAATACTGATGGTGCGACTGCACAGATGGAAGGTGCTGTCGTGATGGGTATGTCCCTTTCCATGTACACGGAAATCGTATTTAAAGATGGACAGGTAGTGAATTCCAACTTCCACAACTACCCGGTACTTCGCATCAATGAAATGCCAAACGTTCGGGTTCATTTAGTAGATTCTGATAAAGATCCAACAGGATTGGGTGAACCTGGCGTCTCGCCTTTTCCACCAGCACTAACGAATGCGATATTTGCAGCATCCGGTAAACGTTATCGTGATTTACCAATAAAACCCATGTCGATTTAA
- a CDS encoding M48 family metallopeptidase translates to MDFFQAQEQAKRSTSLLVVLFAAAVITLVIVTNILAMAAFGYINFEQGMEFNAQYLFSQFDWRAFAFISAIVCFVIFSGSAYKQISLGEGGKVIAESLGGSVVNHSTASTLEKRLLNVVEEMAIAAGTPVPGVYILDSEPGINAFAAGFDRNDAVIGITRGALESLDRDQLQGVIAHEFSHILNGDMRINLQLVALLHGILVIGFIGYYLLHAGRGSSKNGNATAILGLGLVAIGYGGHFFGNIIKASISRQREYLADASAVQFTRNKQGIGEALYKIRNASHGSYIEQPDAVEYTHGFFATGVHSFASRLFATHPPLDERISRIDPHLLLNKANADKKPMRKVAESSTTAGSSQSSSSNAIDPADVAILSVLSQAGNINEQQLDYAHQLVNSFSDDLYRESHEPVGAVAIVCCLLISQQQDTLNKQLNAIQESDFSRLIDKVFSLRQQVEALAPGYRLPLIDLLNPALKQLSAIEVERFRELVDQLVNADENIERFEWVLQQVVFQHLQDMQPKTGFKKYLAITEVEDAVHCIFSLVLGATEHGLTEENLEKLRQFSDLFDLKELTPDAVSLETASASLQQLNHLGFGDKEKVIKGCLFVIGIDGIFSIQEYELVRAIADVLQVPLPPDFKVGTI, encoded by the coding sequence ATGGACTTTTTTCAAGCCCAGGAACAGGCGAAACGTTCTACAAGTTTATTAGTGGTGCTGTTTGCTGCTGCGGTGATTACCTTAGTAATAGTCACCAATATTCTGGCAATGGCGGCATTTGGTTATATCAATTTCGAGCAAGGTATGGAGTTTAACGCCCAATACCTTTTCTCTCAGTTTGACTGGCGTGCTTTTGCTTTTATATCTGCCATCGTTTGTTTTGTGATTTTTAGCGGTAGTGCCTATAAGCAAATCTCCCTTGGCGAAGGTGGTAAAGTAATCGCCGAATCTTTAGGTGGTTCTGTTGTTAATCACAGCACCGCGTCAACGCTAGAGAAAAGATTGCTTAACGTGGTTGAAGAAATGGCAATAGCTGCGGGAACGCCAGTGCCCGGGGTATACATCCTTGATAGTGAACCAGGAATTAATGCCTTCGCTGCGGGTTTTGACCGTAATGATGCTGTAATAGGGATCACCCGCGGAGCGTTGGAATCCCTCGATAGAGATCAGTTACAAGGTGTTATCGCCCACGAGTTTAGTCATATCCTAAATGGTGATATGCGTATCAATTTGCAGTTGGTGGCCTTGTTGCATGGTATTTTAGTGATCGGTTTTATCGGATACTATCTGCTTCATGCCGGACGCGGTAGCAGTAAAAATGGTAACGCAACTGCGATCTTGGGGCTGGGGTTAGTTGCTATCGGTTATGGTGGCCACTTTTTTGGTAATATTATCAAGGCGTCTATCAGTCGCCAACGAGAATATCTTGCAGACGCATCTGCTGTGCAGTTTACTCGAAACAAGCAGGGAATAGGGGAAGCGCTTTATAAGATCCGTAATGCATCTCATGGTTCTTATATAGAACAACCGGACGCCGTGGAATATACCCATGGTTTTTTCGCAACAGGCGTGCATTCTTTTGCTTCGAGGCTTTTTGCTACGCATCCACCACTTGATGAACGAATTTCCCGAATTGATCCACACTTGTTGCTAAACAAAGCCAATGCGGATAAAAAACCAATGCGTAAGGTGGCTGAGTCGTCGACAACAGCAGGCAGCAGTCAATCCTCCTCATCAAACGCGATTGATCCTGCGGATGTAGCGATTTTATCGGTGTTGTCACAAGCGGGAAATATCAACGAACAGCAATTAGATTATGCGCATCAACTTGTAAATAGCTTTAGTGATGATTTGTATCGCGAAAGTCACGAACCCGTTGGTGCGGTGGCAATTGTTTGTTGTTTACTCATAAGTCAGCAACAAGACACGTTAAATAAGCAGCTTAATGCCATTCAGGAGAGTGACTTTAGTCGGTTAATTGATAAAGTTTTCTCGCTTCGTCAACAAGTAGAAGCATTAGCCCCGGGTTACCGGTTGCCATTGATCGATTTGCTTAATCCGGCACTAAAACAACTTAGTGCTATTGAAGTAGAGCGATTTAGAGAATTAGTAGACCAGCTCGTAAATGCAGATGAAAACATTGAGCGTTTTGAGTGGGTGTTGCAACAGGTTGTGTTTCAGCATTTACAGGATATGCAGCCTAAAACAGGCTTTAAAAAATATCTTGCTATCACGGAGGTTGAAGACGCTGTACATTGTATTTTCTCTCTGGTGTTAGGGGCAACGGAGCATGGGTTAACCGAGGAAAACCTGGAAAAGTTACGACAGTTCTCTGATTTGTTTGATCTCAAAGAATTGACCCCGGATGCGGTATCACTTGAGACCGCGAGTGCTAGCTTGCAGCAATTAAACCATCTTGGTTTTGGTGACAAAGAAAAAGTTATCAAAGGTTGTTTGTTCGTTATCGGTATTGACGGCATATTCAGCATCCAGGAATATGAGTTAGTTCGGGCAATTGCTGATGTCCTTCAGGTACCTTTACCACCTGATTTCAAAGTAGGTACGATATAA
- a CDS encoding LemA family protein, translating to MDISTIVFWVVIAALIFYVISVFNQLVALKNRYQNAFAQIEVQLKRRYDLIPNLVETAKAYMSHERETLEAVISARNAAAKGLEAAMKAPGNPAAMQSLGGAESMLTSALDKLNVVMEAYPDLKANENMMQVNEELVSTENRISFARQAFNDQVMSYNTYKQQFPQNFFAGPFGHSQDASLLEFEDSAEIQAAPKVSF from the coding sequence ATGGATATCTCCACAATTGTTTTTTGGGTAGTAATCGCTGCTCTGATCTTTTACGTCATCTCAGTGTTCAACCAATTGGTTGCACTCAAAAACCGCTATCAAAATGCGTTTGCACAAATAGAAGTGCAGTTAAAGCGTCGTTATGATCTGATCCCTAATCTCGTTGAAACCGCTAAAGCCTACATGAGCCATGAACGGGAAACGTTAGAAGCCGTTATTTCTGCTCGTAATGCTGCGGCTAAAGGATTAGAAGCGGCAATGAAGGCTCCGGGTAACCCTGCCGCCATGCAGTCATTAGGTGGGGCAGAATCCATGTTGACCTCAGCTTTAGATAAACTGAACGTTGTTATGGAAGCTTATCCAGATCTTAAAGCTAATGAGAATATGATGCAGGTTAATGAAGAACTGGTAAGTACAGAAAATCGCATTAGTTTTGCCAGACAAGCGTTTAACGACCAGGTGATGAGTTACAACACCTACAAGCAGCAGTTCCCGCAAAACTTCTTTGCCGGTCCATTTGGGCATAGCCAGGATGCTTCATTACTTGAGTTTGAAGATAGTGCTGAAATTCAGGCGGCGCCTAAAGTAAGCTTCTAA